The Halobacterium litoreum genome includes a region encoding these proteins:
- a CDS encoding DUF456 domain-containing protein, with the protein MDVLVVAAFALLVLGVAGSLLPLVPSGALSLAGVLVYWWATGDPGVFWVFVLASLAVTATLVDWLAGVVGAKAGGVDNRTAILAGAVGFVLMFPGGPLGLLAGVAGTVFAVKVRASRDIEESLRQAAYATVGVLASAAMQVVLTGVVLAAMLWVQFG; encoded by the coding sequence ATGGACGTGCTCGTCGTCGCCGCGTTCGCGTTGCTCGTCCTCGGGGTCGCCGGGAGCCTGCTCCCGCTCGTCCCGAGCGGCGCGCTCTCGCTCGCTGGCGTGCTGGTGTACTGGTGGGCGACCGGCGACCCCGGCGTGTTCTGGGTGTTCGTACTCGCCAGTCTCGCCGTGACCGCGACGCTCGTGGACTGGCTGGCGGGCGTCGTCGGCGCGAAGGCCGGCGGCGTCGACAACCGCACCGCGATTCTCGCCGGCGCCGTCGGCTTCGTGTTGATGTTTCCGGGCGGCCCGCTGGGGCTGCTCGCGGGCGTCGCCGGCACCGTGTTCGCGGTCAAAGTCAGAGCGAGCAGAGACATCGAGGAGAGTCTGCGGCAGGCCGCCTACGCCACCGTCGGCGTGCTCGCGTCCGCCGCGATGCAGGTGGTGTTGACCGGCGTGGTGCTGGCAGCGATGCTCTGGGTGCAGTTCGGCTGA
- a CDS encoding glutamate--tRNA ligase — protein sequence MDDEIRERARREAETAALFNALKHDSDAQVGAIMGPLMGENPEFREHGDEIPGVISPVIADVNGMSVEEKRERLGELAPERLEELDSEDEGDDQPLPDLPNADEYDQIRMRCAPNPNGPWHLGSARMPAVIGTYKEMYDGWMLVRFDDTDPETKRPDLDAYDQILDDLDYLGFEADEVLKASDRVETYYEHARRLIGMHGAYTCSCPGEEFSELKNNAEACPHRDKDPDVVAEEFADMVAGEYESGEMVLRVKTDIEHKNPALRDWVAFRMVDTPHPREEASEYRCWPMLDFQSGVDDHLTGVTHIIRGIDLQDSAKRQRFLYDYFDWEYPEVLHWGHVQLDEYDVKMSTSTIKELVASGDLDGWDDPRAPTVQSVKRRGIRGEAVVDAMVELGTSTSDVDLAMSAVYANNRELVDDEAPRQFLVRDGFEARSEGADESYEAVEVPISGGPAEATPQVHPEHEERGDRDIPVGDSVLVEAADLPEAGERVWLKGYGPVEYDGDAFAYLDASIDIVREEGVDVVQWVPADESVPVTLRTMTGDVSGYAEPGFVDYDPDTVVQFVRIGFARVDRHDEAESVAYYAHP from the coding sequence ATGGACGACGAGATTCGCGAGCGGGCGCGACGCGAGGCCGAGACGGCCGCGCTGTTCAACGCGCTCAAACACGACAGCGACGCGCAGGTCGGCGCCATCATGGGGCCGCTGATGGGCGAGAACCCCGAGTTCCGCGAGCACGGCGACGAGATTCCGGGCGTCATCTCCCCGGTCATCGCGGACGTGAACGGGATGAGTGTCGAGGAGAAACGCGAGCGCCTCGGCGAACTCGCGCCCGAGCGCCTCGAAGAACTGGACAGCGAGGACGAGGGCGACGACCAGCCGCTGCCCGACCTCCCGAACGCCGACGAGTACGACCAGATTCGGATGCGGTGTGCGCCGAACCCGAACGGCCCGTGGCACCTCGGGAGCGCGCGGATGCCCGCGGTCATCGGGACGTACAAGGAGATGTACGACGGCTGGATGCTCGTCCGGTTCGACGACACCGACCCCGAGACGAAGCGCCCGGACCTCGACGCCTACGACCAGATTCTCGACGACCTCGACTACCTCGGATTCGAGGCCGACGAGGTCCTGAAGGCGAGCGACCGCGTGGAGACGTACTACGAGCACGCGCGCCGGCTCATCGGGATGCACGGCGCGTACACGTGTTCGTGTCCTGGCGAGGAGTTCTCGGAACTGAAGAACAACGCGGAGGCGTGCCCGCACCGGGACAAGGACCCCGACGTGGTCGCCGAGGAGTTCGCGGACATGGTCGCCGGCGAGTACGAGTCCGGCGAGATGGTGCTGCGCGTGAAGACCGACATCGAGCACAAGAACCCCGCGCTCCGCGACTGGGTTGCGTTCCGGATGGTCGACACGCCCCACCCGCGCGAGGAGGCCAGCGAGTACCGGTGCTGGCCGATGCTGGACTTCCAGTCCGGCGTCGACGACCACCTCACGGGCGTCACCCACATCATCCGCGGCATCGACCTGCAGGACTCCGCGAAGCGCCAGCGGTTCCTCTACGACTACTTCGACTGGGAGTACCCCGAGGTGCTCCACTGGGGGCACGTCCAACTCGACGAGTACGACGTGAAGATGTCCACGTCGACCATCAAGGAACTCGTGGCGTCCGGAGACCTGGACGGCTGGGACGACCCGCGCGCGCCGACCGTCCAGAGCGTGAAGCGCCGCGGTATCCGCGGCGAGGCCGTCGTGGACGCGATGGTGGAACTCGGTACCTCGACCTCCGACGTGGACCTCGCGATGTCCGCGGTGTACGCGAACAACCGCGAACTCGTGGACGACGAGGCGCCCCGACAGTTCCTCGTGCGCGACGGATTCGAGGCGCGCTCTGAGGGCGCCGACGAGTCCTACGAGGCCGTCGAAGTGCCGATTTCGGGCGGCCCCGCCGAGGCGACGCCGCAGGTCCACCCCGAGCACGAGGAGCGCGGCGACCGCGACATCCCGGTCGGCGACAGCGTGCTCGTGGAGGCCGCTGACCTGCCCGAGGCCGGCGAGCGCGTCTGGCTGAAGGGCTACGGCCCGGTCGAGTACGACGGCGACGCCTTCGCGTACCTCGACGCGAGCATCGACATCGTGCGCGAGGAGGGCGTCGACGTGGTGCAGTGGGTGCCCGCCGACGAGAGCGTCCCCGTCACCCTGCGGACGATGACCGGCGACGTGTCCGGGTACGCCGAACCCGGCTTCGTCGACTACGACCCCGACACCGTCGTGCAGTTCGTGCGCATCGGATTCGCGCGCGTCGACCGCCACGACGAGGCGGAATCCGTGGCGTACTACGCGCACCCCTGA